The following nucleotide sequence is from Stigmatopora nigra isolate UIUO_SnigA chromosome 8, RoL_Snig_1.1, whole genome shotgun sequence.
AAAAAGTAGAAGATTATGACCTAAGTGAAAGGGAAGTACTAGcctaaataaaattgaaaaattgtaaactgtttttttttttgttcagtctATACTGGAATGGTGGGACTTTATGTATTCTTTAAATTCACTACTACTCTTGATTTCAGGTCTAAGGTAAGTTTTGATCTCAAATTGTGTAGTTTTCTGGCTCTacttgtgatttttcttttgttcttgGAAGGATGGACGTTCAATTAAATCATTGACTCATTTACgcacaaaaaatatgaattcacTTTACATTTAAACGTCAACTTAAATATGGCGTCCTCTTCATTGGAGCCGCATGCTGAAGATTTAGTGAATCAAAGCAGCCAGACCTTTCTTTCCACATCActgcaatatttttcattaagcCCCATTGCCCTGCACATGGATGAGAAAGGTCATATTTAGACAAAAATCACAAGAAAATTGAACACTTGATGCCAGCAATATTTACTTGAGCTCCTGCAACTTCTTCCTTTTGAGTTCACTAATGCGTTGGTGTCGCTTCTGCGCCTCCTTATTCAGTTTTTCTGCTTCTTTTAAGGTTTCTTTGTGCTTGGTGAGGGTGGACTGTCCCAGCTCCTTTACCTGCTGCCTGATGGCCTCGGCATGGCGGAGCGCATTCTGACGCTGCCTTTCGTCTTCTTCTTTCTGTCTTGCACTTGCCTCTTGTTGAACCCTAATTGTGTCACAAAGGGAAGGTAACGaagaaggaagaaaatgcaGTTCGATCAGTGTCCCAAGTATAACGTCTCACTTTAAAACTCTCTCAAATTCGGCCTTCTCTCGGCCAGCTTCCATGGATAGTAACTGCTCTTTACGCCGAACCTGCTCCAGACGAGCAGCCCGAATCATTGCCTCTTCCCGTGCCTTTTTGGCAGCCAACTCCTTTTCCTTCCTCCTCCATTCTCTATCTGCAATCTCTTGGTTCCTCTTAGTACGAAGTTCGTCCTTCCGAAAGCATCCACGGTCAAGATGAATATACAAAACTGGATTTAAGCTATTTAGTCAATCCTGACCTGATCGGCCTTGTGGTCTCTGGCTCTTTCCTGCTGAGCTCTCAGCCTGGCGATCTCTAACTCCTTCTCCCTCTTTATCCTCTTCTGTTCCGCTTCGTACTCAGCCTCACGTTGCTGCAGGAAAAACGCAAATTAGAGGCGTAACTGTATTCCAAAACGGCGAGGAAGAACTAAAATAAAACTAGTATTTCCGGTAGCGGCTTTGTGGTAAGTATCTcacctgtttgttttttatatacTCCATTTCTCTCAGGTCTGCcatcttctcttcttctttccTCAGCTCCCGTGCCCTCATCGTCTCAGCATTGATTTTCATCACTTCTTGCTGTAGATGTTCCTGTTCCTCCCTCTTCTTCTCCAGGCCCTGGAGCAAGGTATAGTTTGTAAAACCcacttttatattttacttaaCAACATAGATTGTGGTACCATGATGTCCTCCATGTTCATCCTTGCTTGTTTCTCTCTAGCTTGTTGTTTCTCCTGCTCTCTCAGCTCCTCTTGTACTATCTTCTCCTCTAGACGCTGCTGGATCTGTTCAAAAAGTTGTTGTTTCCCACTGGAGGGCACAAATAAGACACATTTCTAATAGCAGCAGAACATAAACAGCCATGCTTTTGGGAACTTATTTTTTACCTGATCCTTTGTTGTTTACGCATCTCATCAGTCTGATCCACCTTGTCCAGAAGTCTTCGGCGCTCTGCTTCCATCATGGCATCCAGACGCTTCTCTTCCTCCAGCATTTCCATATGGATCTGGATCTTCTCCTGGATTTGTGCATCACGTGTAGCTTGGCACTGAGCACCTAAAATTGCCTGAGGAGCTCCCGGAGAAGCAGACCAAGATGAATACCGGGAAGTAGGTGTTGTCTAAAATGTTTTACCCTCCAAAATAATACTCTCAACAGATTCAGTTGGACAAATTAATACACCCCaacatatgtgtgtatacatatttacTACCTTGTTGAGTTCTCTGATCTCTTCTTCCTGTTCCATTCTCAGGGCATCGGCACGCTTCAGCAGATGCTGTGCTCGCTCTTGAGCCTCCAATTCCACCTCACTCAGAGGCTGCTTCTCCTGACGGGACTTGTCGGCTTCTAACATCTGCCGCTTCTTTTCCTCAGCCGCCCGCTACGTATAATCAGGTGTTTGAATTGTTGATACAAAGTCCACAAAGTGAATGTTTTGGGAAATTTGACTACCATTTCATCCTCTTTCCTTTTCGGATCCGTCTCCTTCGAAGCCTTCTCCTCCTTGGAGATAACTTTGGATCTTGATGTGATCTGTTTAAAGTCCGCTGAAGGTAGAATGATGGACTTTCCAGAGGGATCATTGCATGGAATCCTAGCCATAACAGGAGTACCAGAGGTAAGATTTAAACCCTTTACCTCAGAATAATGAGGAATTTTCTAACCTGACTGTcgttttaaaagttaaaaaaaagcttgccTGAGGTTGCGAATGAGGTCTTTAGTAACAATTTGGATAGTCTTCCCTCCCACCTTCTCCACTGGCACATCACTTAGCTTCAAAGCAGATTGTTAGGATTTCTTGCACATCTGACAAGTATAGGAAACATACTCACCTGTATCTTCTTTCCAAACAAACTTTCATCCACCTGAGAGGAGGATGCTCGTGTTCGGTATCGATGTTGTCTTCTCAACGTTGATGCGGACGAGGTCACACTCtgcaaagtttacatttatcCAGTCATAATCACTATAGAAATACctaccaaaagaaaataaacatgcatCATACCATGATTTCTTTTCCTGAATGTGGCGGATTctgagaaaaatatattatgagcagaaaaagaaataaactccaggtgttaacaaaaaaaaaagttacagcGCTCACTGTGCCTGTGGTGCCTGTGGTGCGTGTTGACGAACAGCTATGGACATGTTGTCCTGTTGCCATAGCAATAAGAAGTACCTGAACGAGttagtatcatttaaatgtctagaagtaaaaaaaccaaacaccaaagtgcatgtcatcacataattctctttttttgtaacaACAATATTTCCACATTGTGTCATCTTTCAACATATAGGGTACGCTCAAGTGCTGGAGCGCTTCGATTAGGTAGGCGTGGTCATAGATATCTTAAACTGCTGTATCTATATATAGTATTTACTGTTGTTTCGCCAACAGCACTGACCGAAAATGGCCGACTTTTGATGACGACTTTCCTGCTTGGTTCAGATCCTGCGTTTTGCATCTATCTGCACATGTGATATTTACAGGTATGGTAACGAAGAAGAGTTAGCGAAGGCGGGTCCCACAGCAAAAAGTGATATATGGATGAGTAATCTGAACGATAGAATCTAAAATGTTTATGTTACGCCGTTATTCATGCCAATAATACCGcatgttaaaaatgattaaaacgcGTGCATTATCCAGTTATTTTGATATTGTGACTTGATGCATGCTCGGTTGCCGGCGTCTCTGAATTAATAACAGCTTGTAGTGCAGTGTTAAAGTCGCCgtaaaaaataatggattttaTATATCTGTTTTGTTGTGTTATCAAAATAATGTGTTGATTTGGCTAAACCTCTGAGTAAATGTTCTTCTTAAATCACGCTTCATTTAGTGTGTACATAACAAGCGGCGCTAATTGGTTCACATGATGTGGAAACGTCATCGCCACTGTAGTTCATTCATAACGATTCCGTTCAAATTCGTGTacataatatgaaaaaaacaggcaTAAAATCACCCTTTCAAATTAAAGAGtttgggttttattttattggatGAACATCCAAAACATTTTAAGGTGACATTTAATAATAAACCATAGTTAAGCAAACAGAGAGGTCAAGGTCATTGTtaatttaagatatttttgCAGATCTAGTTACAATTGCCATTCAGGAATATTCGAATATTTTCATTACAAACAGCCTGCTTGACCTGCGATAGCCAGCAGGAGAGCAGATCAAATCATTTGTGGTGTTTAGGAGTTGACCATTAACTTGTTCAGATTACAAACAGTCCTGCTTTGTTAGCAACAGCAGCTGCTACACTGTGGATCCTGAAGCAAAGTTCACCAGCAGCACCGTCTGCCGATCTCCTAAATCGACtctcaaatttatttattttttttgcattttcagtCATGGGTAGATCAGGTTATGGGTACTACCGTGGAACAATCTttttggccatgtttgttgGCTACACACTTTACTACTTTAACAGaaagacattttcttttgtgATGCCTTCGCTGATGCAGGAAATTGACTTGGACAAGGATGATCTGGGTATGCTTGACCATTTCACACATCTGATTTCTGCTATCACGTTACGTTCGCATATAACTACCAATCGTTGTTTGTGTGTTCTCTTCACGCAGGCATGATAACAAGCAGTCAGTCTTTGGCCTACGCTATCAGTAAGTTCATCAGTGGAGTGTTGTCGGACAAGATCAGTGCTCGCTGGTTCTTTTCTATTGGCTTGTTCGCCGTGGGAGGCATCAATGTGATCTTCTCGTGGTCATCCACTGTGGCCGTCTTTTCTGCCCTGTGGTTTCTCAATGGCTTGGGTCAGGGGCTTGGCTGGCCCCCCTGTGGCAGGGTTCTACGCAAGGTAGGACCACTACACATGTGAACTGAAGTAAAGATTACTGTTGCAGTCTAGGACTTTGTAGCTACTATATTTTAGTTATCTGACTTAATGTAAGCCACACATGCACAATTTTTGGAGTTTCAATAGTAAAGATGATACCTGGAgcttcattatttttcttttatttacgtTGATTGCCTAAAAGTAAACTACTGCAGTTAaattaatgattaaaatgtGTACATTCAATTAATCTTTCACAAAATTATCatcttttttaaagcattttttggaAAGCTCCTATTGGTTTGCATTCGTATGGGCAGGCCCCAAAATTTCAACAGCAACCAATAAAGTGATCAGACTTCATTCAGACTATTACTTTTAATACTAATATTTCTATCCAGACTGTCCATGAGAGGCATGACagcatttcatattttcttttagtGGTTCGAGCCCTCCCAGTTTGGAACATGGTGGTCAGTCCTCTCGTGCAGCATGAATCTGGCTGGCAGCTTGGGCCCTATTATCGCCACAGTGCTGACCCAAAGTTACAGCTGGAGGTCCATCTTATCCATGTCCGGATTGATCTGTGTGGTAGTCTCTTTTATTTGCCTGTTTGTTATCAAGAATGAGCCCAAGGATGTTGGACTACCCAATATTGAGGTGGCAGCCAAAAAGAGCAAAGGAGGTGAGTATAATGACACTTTATAAACACTAATATCACACAttgtaacattttgtttttatttggaaacaGTTGATTACATAGTAAATAAGGAACATATTTTCTAGTCTATATGTCACacctttttcatagtttgacttTGCCTACAAGAtctcttttgtttatttattttttcactctgacTGCCAAAAGTTTGTGTTTAAGTCAAGTGGTTAATTTTTTGCACTATGCAGCATAGACTGTTTTTCTACCACATTTGTCTCTTGTGACTAAAGGTCAATAATCACTGCGTAGACTTTGTACAATGCATGCTCCTCCTGCAGAGCCCTAGTAGATGTACGCTACAAAATGTATTCCATGTGATAATGACACTTTGGTTCCATTATTTTTCATGCGttacatgttattttttctcttccaCCTGTTGGTTTCCCGTTCAGCGTCATCTAACGATGAGAGCACCCTGTCTGAGTTTCTGCTCTCTCCTTACCTGTGGCTCCTGTCTTCGTCCTACCTTGTGGTGTTTGGGGTGAAGACAGCCTGCACTGACTGGGGTCAGCTTTTTCTCATTCAGGACAAGGGACAGTCTACATTGATGGGTATGCAATGTATTTTCGTCATATATGGTTGTCATATCCAAAAGCAGATTTAATGGTGACTGCTAATCTGTCCTCGTCTATGTTGATTTActgcgtttttttttacttttttaggtAGCTCATACATGAGTGCCCTGGAGTTGGGTGGTCTTTTAGGCAGCCTGGCAGCAGGGTATCTCTCGGACAAAGCTGTGGCCAAAGTAAGTTGACTGTCAAGTCTTTTGGATGTTCTATATTCTAAACAGTGTTTAGACTGTGAATTTTCCTTAACTTTCTCAGTCTTTGTTGCCTCAGgtccctgctttttttttaaatgtctataAACCCATGATATTTTGTGGAAAACAATAACCTTTTTGGTTTTgagcattacattttttggctTTATTGTGCACTTTAGGTCAATTGAAAGCTAATTTTGCCATTACTGTGAGTGTTAGGCTAATAACTATAAAATATAATGTGGTTTCCTACATCTTTTGGAGTATTACaaattttattaacaaagtggAGGCATAATCAGTAGTGTATGCTTTTTTCCAAACCTGCCACCACCCTTGAGCTACAAACAGTAGTAAACCCACACATCCTTGACCACAGCTTTCTTCTCTGTACAGCAAGGCACGAAAATCTATGGCAATCCTCGTCACCTTGTCCTGATCGCCATGATGGCAGGAATGTCCCTGTCTATGTATCTATTTAGAGTCACCGTCACGCCAGACAGCCCAAAGGTAATTGATGACGTCACATAAAGGTATGTACTGGGTCTACTTCAATTGAATTAATGCCTGATGTGTACACGTGAAGGTTTGGATACTGGGTCTAGGTGCAGCATTCGGATTCTGTTCCTATGGCCCCATTTCCCTGTTTGGTGTTATAGCCAATGAAAGTGCTCCGTCCAACTACTGTGGGACATCACATGCAATTGTGGCCCTAATGGCTAATAGTAAGTAGTACTTCATATGGCTGAATGTTTTCCTTAGAAAGCAGGTGATAGAAAGATATTTTTTCTCTCACAGTTGGTGGATTTCTCTCGGGGCTTCCGTTTAGCACCATTGCCAAACATCATGGCTGGGAAACGGCCTTCTGGGTTGCAGAGATTTTCTGTGGGGTCACTACTGCCTGCTTCTTCCTGCTACGCAACATTTGCTCTAAAATGGGCCACGTGTCCAAAAAGTCCAAGtgatgcatttttatttcccaCGAGaaaaattaatctttttttccccctttaacaTGTTGTACTCATTGCATTTTATGCATATAACATGAAGATCAGAATAGTTTCAACATCTGATCCCCCAAAACCTTTATAATCCCTTAAAATACTTCATCAAAAGTATTTTAACAAGAATGATAATATTGCAGTGATGTTCCTAAAGCCAAAGACAATTGTTTTATACTAGTTGTTCTCAGCTAATTTTTCCTTAAACCAACACATTTATGAAATCCATTATCTAACaggcagtttttttaaagtaatatttTAGATACATTTACAGTTACTTTTGAGATTCTATAAGGTATGGGCTCTACCAGAGAAATGTCTCCTGAAGCAGCTAAGTATTATGCCTTCACCTTCTGGGGTTggattgtgttttgttttgctttgtttaaaacaaaaagaccTGAACAAATATTTCAGTGTTCTTATGAGCTACGTTATACACAGACActtgaaatattatttgaatttaatagTATTTACACAACAAAATGTATGTACAGTATAGTTATTGTACTCTCAATAGgacaaaacattttataaatCAACAAAAGAAAACTTCTAACAATGTTGTTTGATGGTTTTCTTCATCACGAACCAGCTCCAAAGTTACCAGCCTTTTCTGCAATCTCCAGTGAGCTTTTTAAGTTTTGGTCAAAAAGTTCACACCTGAAAATAGAAAAGCCAAAACTTAGAATACCGATGACATAAGACAAGaggtttttttcaggttttgtaTGGGCAAGATGTTAAAAGTATACCTGATAGGCATTTCCAGAGAGTAAAATGGATTCTTTAGTGCAAAATCTGCATAAATCTCATAAATTTTCCTGAGAAGGGCATCAATGCCAGTTTGTCGTGGGTCTGCCAGAACAATGAATTTTATTCCTGTAAGAGTCTGGAAACAGTGAAGCTTGAACACATCTGTTTCCAGCATCTCTATTCCTGAACTTCCAACCTCCGGAGACAGCTGTGATCCGATAGCAAACAACCtacatagataaaaaaaaagagattattTAGGATAaactttgggaaaatatttagaAAGTATGAGTGTTACTTACGAGTGGAACATAGAAGCCAGCATCAGTTTTTCATTGGAACTGAGTCGTGCTCGTCCAAATCGAATCGATACCGGATAATTGGAAGAATCTTTCAAATATTCCAGAATGTCTTTCCCATCGGCTGTACTTTTTCCCACTACGTCAATCCCATTGATGGACAGCACTGCATGGCccactgaaaataaataaagaagatTACACCTTGACAGCTTCTAAAACAAATtcacaatgcttttttttcgtaGTGTCTATATTTGTCAACTGTCTATATTTCCCACGTTTGAATGAAATATGGATCAGGATATTCTAGTACGGACATttcattttaactaagaatATTGGACAATATCTGTAGTCATTCACTTTGAGCTAAGATGCATGCTAGTTCATGCTAATGTCTTAGGCTCTACCTTTGATTCCGTCTCTCTGGCCAAACGAGACCACCACCTTCTCGTCGTGATGCTTGAGGACCAAATCTAAAGGGTAACTAAACGTCTTTTCAGCTTCTGCTCTCGGTACATAGTTGTCATACTGGTAAATTAAACCACCCGCCTTGTTTACTACATAGACGCTGAAAATCACCATTTTAGCGAAGGCTTTGGCGTCTGACAGCAGTGATCACGTGAcgagaacacaaaaaaacgagttatttttccttttatggtttctatttttatcaatttccTTTTAAGAACTAAAACCGCGTGCTTtttaaactgagaaaaaaactatttttgtccGTACAGGGGGAATCTAAACACGAGAAGAGAACTCAAATTCCTAGAACCCTTTATCTACTTCCGCCAATACTGGGTGACGGAGCGGATTTCGCACGGACCAACTTCCTTTCACTCCGACATCTTGAAGAGGAAACATGGTGAGAGCTGTTACGATGATTTAAACGAGTTTAAAGTCGATCCGCGCTTGGTTCTATTAATACCGCTGGCTTATGAACAGCGCGAAGTAAATGTGTCCAATTTCATTAAATTCCTTGGTGATAAACGTCCAAACAAAAACGACTAAACCCGTGTTAGCATGTGTGCTAATTTCGCCACGCGTTTCACTGTCCTCGCTAACCATAAAGCGCATTTTATTagcccctccaaaaaaataaccatcCCAATTGCGCGATTCCAACTGATAACCTAGTACACTATTACTTTGCATTTATTTAGATCATTCATAATTTACCGTTTTCGGCTCATGAAATCTATATGGGAAAATATCTGGGCCTTGCCTGTACGTGTTGGCCTGCATGAGCATCTGCTAATCGTTCGATACCAAAAATCACAATTCCAAGTTACAGTTGAGCGATTTATCCAGATTTATCAATTGCCACACTGCAACTTTGTAATTGACCTGCATTATTTTTAGCCTCCCAAGACTGATAAGAAAAAGGACACTGGGAAGTCCAAAAAGGACAAGGACCCAGTCAACAAATCTGGTGGCAAAGCCAAGAAGAAGGTATGACTTTTGATGTTGCTCTCATGGCTTTTTGGAGAGGGGCAAGCCTGACCTTGttgtgttttggtgtttttgagCAGAAGTGGTCTAAGGGAAAGGTGAGGGACAAGCTCAACAACCTGATCCTCTTTGACAAGGCTACATATGAAAAGCTATACAAAGAAGTTCCTAACTACAAGCTCATCACGCCCGCCGTTGTGTCTGAGAGGCTGAAGATCCGTGGCTCCCTTGCTAGGAACGCCCTGCAAGAACTGCTTGCTAAAGGTGAGCtacttgttttaaaaatgcacatccacatctcatttttttgcgcGCTAGTCAGAATCGGAGTCACCCGATTTTCAGATTGTGCTGTTAATAAGCCCTTCTGATACCGTGGTTATGTATCGAGGTGACAAAAAggatataaaaatgtcatttgctcGCTAATTTGAACAGAGCTACCGCAACTTTATAATGGACGGATGGGTGGTCATTttaatgaagcaaaaaaaaaatgtaactctggctttttatttttttccaaatcagtTGTTTTTCTAAGAATTCAATTTAATTGTTGCAATATAAATTTGTACTTGGGCTACCCTTAGTTTTACATTTGTCAAATGGCACAAACTGTTTTATTTGACAAATATTGGTCTATTAAAATGCATAGTATATCAGCATTTATGGCACTGAAACAGGTTCATTCActgcccccaaaaaatcaaatgtgCTAGCCGTCGGTGTTACTGTTAGATCGCATTTTCGTTCT
It contains:
- the cfap45 gene encoding cilia- and flagella-associated protein 45 gives rise to the protein MARIPCNDPSGKSIILPSADFKQITSRSKVISKEEKASKETDPKRKEDEMRAAEEKKRQMLEADKSRQEKQPLSEVELEAQERAQHLLKRADALRMEQEEEIRELNKAILGAQCQATRDAQIQEKIQIHMEMLEEEKRLDAMMEAERRRLLDKVDQTDEMRKQQRISGKQQLFEQIQQRLEEKIVQEELREQEKQQAREKQARMNMEDIMGLEKKREEQEHLQQEVMKINAETMRARELRKEEEKMADLREMEYIKNKQQREAEYEAEQKRIKREKELEIARLRAQQERARDHKADQDELRTKRNQEIADREWRRKEKELAAKKAREEAMIRAARLEQVRRKEQLLSMEAGREKAEFERVLKVQQEASARQKEEDERQRQNALRHAEAIRQQVKELGQSTLTKHKETLKEAEKLNKEAQKRHQRISELKRKKLQELKAMGLNEKYCSDVERKVWLL
- the slc37a4a gene encoding glucose-6-phosphate exchanger SLC37A4a produces the protein MGRSGYGYYRGTIFLAMFVGYTLYYFNRKTFSFVMPSLMQEIDLDKDDLGMITSSQSLAYAISKFISGVLSDKISARWFFSIGLFAVGGINVIFSWSSTVAVFSALWFLNGLGQGLGWPPCGRVLRKWFEPSQFGTWWSVLSCSMNLAGSLGPIIATVLTQSYSWRSILSMSGLICVVVSFICLFVIKNEPKDVGLPNIEVAAKKSKGASSNDESTLSEFLLSPYLWLLSSSYLVVFGVKTACTDWGQLFLIQDKGQSTLMGSSYMSALELGGLLGSLAAGYLSDKAVAKQGTKIYGNPRHLVLIAMMAGMSLSMYLFRVTVTPDSPKVWILGLGAAFGFCSYGPISLFGVIANESAPSNYCGTSHAIVALMANIGGFLSGLPFSTIAKHHGWETAFWVAEIFCGVTTACFFLLRNICSKMGHVSKKSK
- the trappc4 gene encoding trafficking protein particle complex subunit 4, which encodes MVIFSVYVVNKAGGLIYQYDNYVPRAEAEKTFSYPLDLVLKHHDEKVVVSFGQRDGIKVGHAVLSINGIDVVGKSTADGKDILEYLKDSSNYPVSIRFGRARLSSNEKLMLASMFHSLFAIGSQLSPEVGSSGIEMLETDVFKLHCFQTLTGIKFIVLADPRQTGIDALLRKIYEIYADFALKNPFYSLEMPIRCELFDQNLKSSLEIAEKAGNFGAGS
- the rps25 gene encoding small ribosomal subunit protein eS25, with the protein product MPPKTDKKKDTGKSKKDKDPVNKSGGKAKKKKWSKGKVRDKLNNLILFDKATYEKLYKEVPNYKLITPAVVSERLKIRGSLARNALQELLAKGMIKLVSKHRAQLIYTRNTKGGDEEVPAEKA